A genomic region of Cannabis sativa cultivar Pink pepper isolate KNU-18-1 chromosome 1, ASM2916894v1, whole genome shotgun sequence contains the following coding sequences:
- the LOC115705283 gene encoding DEAD-box ATP-dependent RNA helicase 15 — MGEVKDNDGYEEELVDYEEEDQNAPNSVSAKPSGESVKKGYVGIHSSGFRDFLLKPELLRAIVDSGFEHPSEVQHECIPQAILGMDVICQAKSGMGKTAVFVLSTLQQIEPVAGQVAALVLCHTRELAYQICHEFERFSTYLPDLKVAVFYGGVNVKVHKDLLKNECPHIVVGTPGRILALARDKDLGLKNVRHFILDECDKMLESLDMRRDVQEIFKMTPHDKQVMMFSATLSKEIRPVCKKFMQDPMEIYVDDEAKLTLHGLVQHYIKLMETEKNRKLTDLLDALDFNQVVIFVKSVSRAAELNKLLADSNFPSICIHSGMSQEERLKRYKGFKEGHSRILVATDLVGRGIDIERVNIVINYDMPDSADTYLHRVGRAGRFGTKGLAITFVSSASDSEVLNQVQSRFEVDIKELPEQIDTSTYMQV, encoded by the exons ATGGGTGAAGTTAAAGACAACGATGGTTACGAAGAAGAGCTCGTTGACTACGAAGAAgaagaccaaaatgcccccaACTCCGTCTCCGCTAAGCCGTCTGGCGAATCTGTCAAGAA GGGCTATGTTGGTATCCACAGTTCGGGTTTCAGAGACTTCCTGTTGAAACCGGAGCTTCTACGAGCCATTGTCGATTCGGGATTCGAACATCCTTCCGAAG TGCAACATGAGTGCATCCCTCAAGCTATCTTAGGAATGGATGTCATTTGTCAAGCGAAATCTGGGATGGGGAAAACTGCAGTCTTTGTTCTTTCAACTCTTCAACAAATAGAACCAGTTGCTGGCCAGGTTGCTGCTCTTGTTCTCTGCCACACAAGAGAATTGGCTTACCAG ATCTGTCATGAATTTGAGAGGTTCAGCACTTACCTGCCCGACTTAAAGGTTGCTGTCTTCTATGGTGGTGTCAATGTCAAGGTTCACAAGGACCTGCTAAAAAATGAATGCCCTCATATTGTTGTTGGAACACCTGGGAGAATATTGGCTCTAGCTAGAGATAAGGATCTTGGACTAAAGAATGTGAGGCATTTCATTCTTGATGAATGTGATAAGATGCTCGAGTCTCTCG ATATGAGGAGAGATGTTCAAGAGATTTTTAAGATGACTCCTCATGATAAGCAAGTGATGATGTTTTCGGCAACACTCAGCAAAGAGATTCGCCCTGTCTGCAAGAAATTTATGCAAGAT CCCATGGAAATCTATGTAGATGACGAGGCCAAATTAACCCTTCATGGTCTAGTACAG CACTACATTAAATTGATGGAAACAGAGAAAAATCGCAAGTTGACTGATCTCCTAGATGCTTTGGATTTCAACCAAGTTGTTATTTTTGTTAAGAGTGTTAGCAGAGCTGCTGAGTTGAACAAGCTTCTTGCTGATAGTAATTTCCCATCTATCTGCATCCACTCTGGAATGTCTCAGGAGGAGAG GTTGAAGCGGTACAAGGGTTTCAAGGAGGGACACTCTAGAATTCTTGTAGCAACTGATTTAGTTGGAAGAGGGATTGACATTGAACGTGTCAACATTGTTATTAACTATGATATGCCAGATTCTGCCGACACATACCTGCACAGG GTTGGCAGAGCTGGTAGGTTTGGTACCAAGGGGCTTGCAATTACATTTGTGTCGTCAGCTTCTGACTCTGAAGTTCTTAATCAG GTCCAATCTAGGTTTGAGGTGGATATAAAAGAGCTTCCAGAGCAAATTGATACTTCTACATATA TGCAAGTATGA